The Lactuca sativa cultivar Salinas chromosome 2, Lsat_Salinas_v11, whole genome shotgun sequence genome includes a window with the following:
- the LOC111905142 gene encoding crocetin glucosyltransferase, chloroplastic, with translation MTTQRKILIVAYSGQGHVNPAIRFATRLIKVGVAVTVCTSLSVVRRIDKETIPHGLTFAPFSDGHDGGKQPTTPLEQFVSDFATYGASAVAEIISSAAAAGQPFHHLVYTTVIPWAARVADAHGVKASLLWCQPAAVLDSYYYYFNGYQELISSNGNNLTFPINLPGMPPLTIGDLPSFLLPSNPKEYEFLIPLMKDHVDVLKLGKRILVNSFNELEVQSLGAIKQIEYLPIGPLIPSEFLNGEDSSDNSLGEDFFDKKEDEHIQWLNTKPKSSVVYVSFGTIASFSMEQMEEMAIGLLESRRPFLWVIRDSEQAGRLSKIEELKKHGMIVGWCSQVVVLSHQAIGCFVMHCGWNSTAETLVAGIPAVVFPQWSDQPTNAKLLEDVWKTGVRVKRRERDGVVEGKEIERCVEMVMGDDDIKKNAVKWRELAREALNNGGSSTMNILAFLDEV, from the coding sequence ATGACAACCCAACGGAAAATCCTTATTGTCGCCTACTCAGGGCAAGGCCACGTCAACCCAGCCATCCGGTTCGCCACCCGGTTAATCAAGGTGGGTGTCGCTGTCACCGTTTGCACCAGTCTCTCCGTCGTACGCCGCATCGACAAAGAAACCATCCCTCACGGCCTAACCTTTGCTCCATTTTCCGACGGCCACGACGGTGGCAAACAACCGACAACCCCACTGGAACAGTTCGTCTCCGATTTTGCAACATACGGTGCTTCTGCAGTCGCAGAAATCATCAGCTCCGCTGCAGCTGCAGGTCAACCGTTTCACCACTTGGTCTACACAACCGTCATCCCCTGGGCGGCGCGTGTTGCAGATGCCCATGGTGTAAAAGCGAGTCTTCTCTGGTGTCAACCGGCCGCTGTCTTGGATAGTTACTACTACTATTTCAATGGATATCAAGAATTGATATCCAGTAACGGAAACAACCTGACTTTTCCGATCAACTTACCTGGAATGCCACCGTTAACCATCGGTGATTTACCGTCGTTTCTTTTACCCTCAAACCCAAAGGAATACGAGTTTCTTATACCACTTATGAAAGATCATGTTGATGTCCTCAAACTAGGTAAAAGAATACTTGTTAATAGTTTTAATGAGCTAGAAGTCCAATCCCTCGGAGCAATCAAGCAAATTGAGTACCTTCCGATTGGACCCTTAATCCCTTCGGAGTTCTTGAACGGAGAAGACTCATCGGACAATTCCTTGGGGGAAGATTTCTTCGACAAAAAAGAGGATGAGCATATCCAGTGGTTAAACACAAAACCCAAATCGTCTGTCGTGTATGTTTCATTTGGAACAATAGCGAGTTTTTCGATGGAACAAATGGAGGAGATGGCTATCGGGTTGCTGGAGAGCCGGCGGCCATTTTTATGGGTGATAAGAGACAGTGAGCAAGCGGGAAGATTGAGCAAGATAGAGGAACTGAAAAAACATGGGATGATCGTGGGTTGGTGTTCTCAGGTGGTGGTGTTGAGCCACCAAGCGATTGGGTGTTTTGTAATGCATTGTGGGTGGAATTCGACGGCGGAGACGTTGGTGGCTGGTATTCCGGCGGTGGTGTTTCCACAGTGGTCGGATCAGCCGACGAACGCCAAGCTGCTGGAAGATGTGTGGAAAACGGGGGTTAGGGTGAAGAGGAGGGAGAGAGATGGAGTGGTGGAAGGGAAGGAGATTGAGAGGTGTGTGGAAATGGTGATGGGAGATGATGATATAAAGAAAAATGCAGTGAAATGGAGGGAGTTAGCAAGAGAAGCTTTGAACAATGGCGGATCATCCACCATGAACATCCTAGCTTTCTTGGACGAGGTCTGA